One Halarcobacter ebronensis genomic window carries:
- the argB gene encoding acetylglutamate kinase, protein MEKKQHKVQTLLDAIPHIKKFYGKTIVIKYGGSAQTSPELKDKFAEDIVLLSLVGIKPVIVHGGGARISELLNKLEIHSEFIDGHRVTSEDTMRVVEMVLSGEINKNITSLLNFHGAKAIGISGKDSAIIKAQPKDNGKFGYTGVITEVNGNMINNLIKEGFIPVIAPIADSASPNHPGYNINADVAASKIAQAINAQKVLFLTDTVGVLDKEGKLLNSLDKDDVQRYKDDGTIAGGMIPKVDSCIDAIYNGVNKAHIIDGRVEHSILLELFTSDGVGTQFLRKDNPNNGIDMEKLLSE, encoded by the coding sequence ATGGAGAAAAAACAACACAAAGTACAAACGCTATTAGATGCTATTCCTCATATCAAAAAATTTTATGGGAAAACTATTGTTATTAAATATGGTGGCTCAGCACAAACAAGCCCAGAACTAAAAGATAAATTTGCTGAAGATATTGTCCTTCTCTCATTAGTTGGTATTAAACCAGTTATTGTTCATGGGGGAGGAGCAAGAATCTCTGAATTATTAAATAAACTTGAAATCCACTCTGAATTTATTGATGGACATAGGGTTACCTCTGAAGATACTATGAGAGTAGTTGAGATGGTATTATCAGGTGAAATCAATAAAAATATAACTTCTCTTTTAAATTTCCATGGAGCAAAAGCTATCGGTATTTCAGGGAAAGACTCAGCTATTATAAAAGCTCAACCAAAAGATAATGGTAAATTTGGTTACACTGGAGTTATAACAGAAGTAAATGGAAATATGATTAATAATCTAATTAAAGAGGGATTTATCCCTGTAATAGCTCCAATTGCAGATAGTGCATCACCAAATCATCCTGGATATAACATTAACGCTGATGTTGCTGCATCAAAAATAGCTCAAGCAATAAATGCTCAAAAAGTGCTTTTTTTAACAGATACCGTTGGAGTATTGGATAAAGAGGGGAAACTTCTAAATTCATTAGATAAAGATGATGTACAAAGATATAAAGATGATGGAACTATTGCAGGAGGTATGATCCCAAAAGTTGATTCATGCATTGATGCGATTTACAATGGAGTAAATAAAGCCCATATTATTGATGGAAGAGTTGAACACTCAATTTTATTAGAGCTATTTACAAGTGATGGTGTTGGAACACAATTTCTTAGGAAAGACAATCCAAACAATGGAATAGATATGGAAAAACTATTAAGTGAGTAG
- a CDS encoding GGDEF domain-containing protein: protein MKTKNKIILLVISIIVFMFLLITADMIYNFREYGIKSIDDKAHAIAKTVEHSLTSQMVTGVIQERELFLSQLKNIPNIDNIWLSRSQKVVELYGKGLSTEVIKDNVDEEVLKTGEIKKVIDENIFSQSFYRITIPYKATSKGKINCINCHTNASEGDTLGAITIQMSIDGSKEIGIKTITNTIVIALILTIAIIFILNFIISPFLSLFDSIKKVMNKAQKGDYSYRIVGINNKEAEDVSLWINGLLEKLESTLDSIDSKISIFLSANQKNKEKDHLINVKNTVERLSDVYKFRKTIEYDETLEEVYSRLAQVIKEKIGVENFNFFEANTQNGEIALVYKEKEIFCNIFKDGCRADRTNSMIDSTQFKNVCPSCGAHEGKNYFCIPYSISNEFDLIISIYAKDEIEVERFQKEYDYIKDYVDVAKTVIISKKLMKILEKNAQTDVLTNLYNRKFLEDNIKKISAQVNRSGITYGILMIDIDFFKIINDTYGHDIGDNAIKVVTEILTENTRKSDVAIRYGGEEFLILLYNCDDKFVLSVAEKIKLAFSRRDIQTGGTTTIRKTLSIGTSIYPNDSKDLKEAIKYADLALYKAKNSGRNCVVKFVPELKNLQHKSK, encoded by the coding sequence ATGAAAACCAAAAATAAAATAATTTTATTAGTAATCTCTATTATTGTCTTTATGTTCCTATTGATAACTGCTGATATGATCTATAACTTTAGAGAATATGGTATAAAATCAATTGATGACAAAGCTCATGCTATTGCTAAAACAGTTGAACACTCATTAACCTCTCAAATGGTTACAGGAGTTATACAAGAGAGAGAACTCTTTTTAAGTCAACTAAAAAATATTCCAAATATTGATAATATTTGGCTAAGCAGAAGTCAAAAAGTTGTTGAACTATATGGTAAAGGTTTAAGTACTGAAGTTATAAAAGATAATGTTGATGAAGAGGTATTAAAAACAGGAGAGATCAAAAAAGTTATAGATGAAAATATTTTTTCACAAAGTTTTTATAGAATTACAATTCCATATAAAGCTACATCAAAAGGGAAAATCAACTGTATTAACTGCCATACAAATGCTTCCGAAGGGGATACATTGGGAGCTATTACTATTCAAATGTCTATTGATGGTTCAAAAGAGATTGGTATTAAAACAATTACAAATACTATTGTGATTGCTCTAATTTTAACAATAGCAATTATATTTATCCTAAACTTTATTATCTCACCTTTTTTAAGTCTTTTTGATTCAATTAAAAAAGTTATGAATAAAGCTCAAAAAGGAGATTACTCTTATCGAATTGTTGGTATAAATAATAAAGAGGCTGAAGATGTATCATTATGGATAAATGGTTTACTTGAAAAACTAGAGAGCACACTTGATTCAATAGATTCAAAAATCTCTATTTTCTTATCTGCAAATCAGAAAAATAAAGAAAAAGATCACCTAATAAATGTAAAAAATACAGTTGAAAGACTATCTGATGTATATAAATTTAGAAAAACAATTGAATATGATGAAACATTAGAAGAGGTTTATTCAAGACTAGCTCAGGTAATAAAAGAGAAAATTGGAGTAGAAAACTTCAACTTTTTTGAGGCAAATACCCAAAATGGTGAAATAGCACTTGTTTATAAAGAGAAAGAGATTTTTTGTAATATTTTCAAAGATGGATGTAGGGCAGATAGAACAAATTCAATGATTGACTCTACTCAATTTAAAAATGTTTGCCCATCTTGCGGAGCACATGAGGGTAAAAACTATTTTTGTATTCCTTACTCTATCTCAAATGAGTTTGACTTAATAATCTCTATTTATGCAAAAGATGAGATAGAAGTAGAGAGATTTCAAAAAGAGTATGACTATATAAAAGATTATGTAGATGTTGCTAAAACTGTAATTATCAGTAAAAAGCTAATGAAGATTTTAGAAAAGAACGCCCAAACTGATGTTCTAACTAATCTTTATAATAGAAAATTTTTAGAAGATAATATCAAAAAAATCTCTGCTCAAGTGAATAGATCTGGTATTACTTATGGTATTTTAATGATTGATATTGATTTCTTTAAAATTATAAATGATACCTATGGACATGATATTGGGGATAACGCTATTAAAGTTGTAACAGAAATATTAACTGAAAATACTAGAAAATCTGATGTAGCAATTAGATATGGGGGAGAAGAGTTTTTAATCCTTTTATATAATTGTGATGACAAATTTGTACTTAGTGTGGCTGAAAAAATCAAACTTGCATTTTCAAGAAGAGATATTCAAACAGGTGGAACAACTACAATTAGAAAAACTCTAAGTATTGGAACATCTATCTATCCAAATGATAGTAAAGATTTAAAAGAAGCAATTAAATATGCTGACTTAGCCCTCTATAAAGCAAAAAATAGTGGAAGAAATTGTGTAGTTAAATTTGTACCAGAGTTAAAAAACCTACAACACAAATCTAAGTAA